Below is a genomic region from Aquila chrysaetos chrysaetos chromosome W unlocalized genomic scaffold, bAquChr1.4 W_unloc_4, whole genome shotgun sequence.
gaagtccaatgcacacaacccatgtggcggaagtttctacgaagtgcaccaccaacctatgccaactcattggcagtaatgtcctggaaagaaggccatggacaaacggtggatgaattggctgtccaactgcagcaatacgaaggaagtctctcttcctccctacgggcctgtgtctcggctgtagaggaattgtcccgagagttccagcaattcaaagtggatatgtcctcctccccacctgtacaggcccgcatcgcagctattgggagtaagcattcctctgcccaagagagaggagagagaaagtacacacgacgggctaacctgtggttttacctgtgtgaccatggagaggacatgaggaagtgggatggaaaacctacctcagtcctggatgcatgggtacgggagttgcgagaaaaagcaaccagaaaagaggattcctcttggaaaactgctgctccagtttcctgtgaggagtcccccagacgcagtagaagggctgatctcattgctgatcctcttgaagggacttctgattcacgtgtgcgaaaagtgagtaacggatactctaaccaggattagaggggccctgcctccagccaggtggaggagagggacaaccgagtctactggacagtgtggattcgatggcctggcacatcagacccacaggaatataaggctctagtagacactggtgcacaatgtaccctaatgccatcaagttataaaggggcagaacccatctgtatctctggtgtgacagggggatcccaagagctaaccgtattggaagctgtagggaacaccgttcggaagatctcgcgatgtcacggaaaggtagaaggctagtcgtcgcctccctatgacgtatcagtgatcccacctgctgttgttagtataaaaggaattaactgcgcaataaaggacggagttggcactcacaccatgtgtgttatctgtctcttccctggtccagaccgatcagtgatctaatcgcggcaccttgatatgtagcactgctacatagtggtgaccccgacgtgatcggccgtACAGGCGACAATggagcttgcgcaagcgatttAGGTGTTGAAAGCGTTAGCTGATGAGGTGGGTGCTCGTGATTTGATTAAGAAAGGCCCCgcgggcgaatgcatccaatggttgctgcgccggggggacatcGAGTCTCCTAGAGAAGCtttgagccccccaaaatggggagatattcgggagtccttgctccgatcgGCGCTCGCGGCTGAACGCGGAGCTGCTAAACGATTGGAGACCTGGGGCAAGATAGAGAAGGTGATTACGGCGACACAGCAGACTACGGCGTGCCTGCTGGCTACGCGAGCTGTTGTGTCTGTGAGTAAAGAGCCGCCTCCGGAACAGCGGGagacagcgccctcggggacggTGAGTCGGACTCAGACAGAGTGGGCTGCAGTGGAGCGGGGCTCACAGAGTGGTCCGTCCTTAGTTGCAGACATAGGCACGGAGGGCGTGGTGGAGACGGAGGTTTTCCCTAtagaggcggcaccagcgggacctgatgcgccccccccaCAGTATCCGTGGGAGGAGTTGCGGCAGACGGTTCAAAGGGACTTGGAAGAACGCCTTTTAGACTGGGTCCCAGGCACGGATATTAAGGGCGATCTATACCAACAATTGAAAGAGTGGGAGGAACAGCCACCCACAGAGGAGATGATTGCGAGGCTACAGCGGCTGAAAACTACGGGGGGCGGGGAGGCGCCTCCCTGTGCGGAAAATCAGACACTCTTGCCGGGACAGCCGACCGAGCTTCCTGGACCTTTACCCGAGCCTGTGCCTGCTAAGCCACTACCTGCGCCCTTACCGGGGCAGATTAAACCCTCGTCTGAGCTTTTCCGGGGGTGGCGCGAGGTGCCACCTCAGATCGGTTCCGATAGTTCTGACGAAGGGAAGGCGGATAATGCAGTATGGAGGCCATTGAAACCTGCGCCACCGGTACAGACAGAGGGGGGACAGACCGCCTTGCAGACACTACAGGGCATGTTGCGAAGGCTTGATGGGATTATACAGAATGCAGAGCGTGCGGTGCCTTTAATGCCCCCGGTACCGGGGGTGGGGGATGGCCAGGAAGGGAACGCTCAGAAGGGCACAGACTGGCAACTAGTAGCCAAAGAATGTTGCCTCTCAGGGGTTCGGTTTCAACCGGTCGTTCTCCCTATTCGGGCAGCACCGAGGGGAGGGTATGAGTGGACACCTCTTGATATAAAAACTGTTCGGGAGCTCGCAAGTACTGTACAGGCGCATGGAGTGAATTCTTCACAAGCGCTCACTCTGTTTGAGTGTCTGCTCTCAACACCTGTTGCGCCTTTTGATGTAATGCAGCTAATGAGGGGAGTATTGCCCCCGtcattgctgttgttgtttAAGGAGGAATGGCGGGCGCAATGCGTTAAGGTAGTGGCCGACGCTCAGGCTCCTGGTCATCACCTGGCGGGGGTGACCATAGagcagctcatgggggagggacggtttgcaacgcctcaggcacaggcacaagGTATGCGCGGacgtgactttacggcagtcGCAACAACTGCCTTAGCCGCTCTtaggcgtgtcgcggccatggatagagcggaccccccttgggTAAAAATTCGGCAGGGGATCTCtgagaggtttactgcctttttagacCGGCTCCAGCTTGCTATGCAAGCAGCGAACCTTCCGGAGTCGGCTAAAGACTCGATTCTAattgaatgtgctagggctcaagctaacccacagacCTCAGCGcttctctctcatttgccaACGGGTTCGTCGCTAGGCGACATGATACGCtatgtactggagagagagcagcaacaAGAAACACGCCCGGTAGTGGCAGCCTTACAACAAGTTTTACAAGCGGCTGCAGGCGCTTGTCACCGATGTGGGGGTAGGGGCCATATATCGAGGGATTGCGCAACCAAACCCGGAGTATCGGACCAGGAGAAGGGGGCGGGCAAACTCCGCTGTTGGAAATGTGGCAAGCTCGGGCACAGAGCTCGGGAATGCCGCGCCGAGACCCGGCAGGGAGCTCCGGGGTCTACAAAACAACAGGGACCGATGTCGGGAAACGGTAcgggggggggcatgggggcCGGGCCCTCCCCTTCAGTTTTTGCACAGGgcccaacaacaacaacaaccccGAATCAAC
It encodes:
- the LOC121233040 gene encoding endogenous retrovirus group K member 24 Gag polyprotein-like, with product MQLMRGVLPPSLLLLFKEEWRAQCVKVVADAQAPGHHLAGVTIEQLMGEGRFATPQAQAQGMRGRDFTAVATTALAALRRVAAMDRADPPWVKIRQGISERFTAFLDRLQLAMQAANLPESAKDSILIECARAQANPQTSALLSHLPTGSSLGDMIRYVLEREQQQETRPVVAALQQVLQAAAGACHRCGGRGHISRDCATKPGVSDQEKGAGKLRCWKCGKLGHRARECRAETRQGAPGSTKQQGPMSGNGTGGGMGAGPSPSVFAQGPTTTTTPNQPVLPWN